Sequence from the Acidimicrobiia bacterium genome:
CGAAGTTTTCGACCTCCAATGGATGCTGTTCGGTGCCCTCGTTCTGCTCGGTTTGAACTACGGAGTTCGCGAAGGTGTCAACCCCCGGATCGACTTCTGGTGGGCTGATTTCACGAACAAGACCAAAGCAAAACTTGACCTGGTCGTGCACGTCTTCCTCTTTCTGCCATTCCTCGTCGTTGCCATGAGGACCCTGTGGGGTTGGTCGCTGGCCGGCATGGGCCGGTCCTTCAACGGATCATGGTCGACCTGGCAAGTGTGGAAAATCTGGGAGCAGTCGACCGATGCGGGCGGCCTCCCCCGGGGACCGATCAAGCTGATGATCCTTCTCGGGTTCTTCCTCATGACAACCCAGATTGTTGCCGAGATCATCAAGCAGATCCTCGTCTTGATGGGACGCGAGGACCTTGCCGGCATCGCTGCCCAAAAAGCGCCAGTGAGGATCGAGTAGTGGATCTCGGCGTCGCATTGGCCCTGGCGATGTTCGTCATATTCCTGGCGCTGATTCTGGTTGGCTACAACGTCGCGTTCTCCTTCGCCTCCACTGCCCTCCTCTTCTCCTTTCTTGGAGCGATAACCGGAACCTTCGATCCAGGCACCCTCGACGTGTTGCCGGCCCGATGGTTCGGGGCGGTATCGGATTCCACCCTCTTGGCCGTTCCCTTCTTCGTACTCATGGGGGCGATCCTTGAACGATCCGGACTCGCCGAGCGATTGCTCACAGCCATCGGCATGCTGCTCGGCCCGATCAAGGGCGGAGTGGCTGCGGCGGTGGTGCTGGTCGGTACGTTGCTGGCGGCCGCCACGGGAGTCGTGGCCGCCACGGTGATCGTGATGGGCCTGCTGTCACTCCCAACCATGATCCGTCTCGGTTATGACCACAAGCTCGCCACCGGTGTCATCACCGCCTCAGGAACCCTGGCTCAGCTACTGCCGCCCAGCCTGGTGCTCATCTTGCTGGCCTCCCAAATGGGGGTGGGCATTCTCGGGTTGTTCGCCGGGGCATTGCTACCGGGGCTCATCCTCAGTGCCTTGTACGCCGCCTATGCGATCGGCGTCTCGTACCTTCGCCCTGGAACCGGTCCGGCCATGCCGGCCGAGGAACGGACCCTGACCGGAAAAGTCCTGGCCCTTGAGGTGCTCTTTTCGGTCGTGCCAATCATCCTGTTGATCATCGGGGTGCTCTTCTCGATCTTCCAGGGCATCGCCACGCCTTCCGAATCCGGAGCGGTCGGAGTGTTCGGCGCCCTCACCCTGGCGGGTCTCGCCTACCTGTTCGACAAGGTTCTCATCCGGGCGGGTGCCGACCACATCGTTCCGCACTGGCGGCTGACTCCAAAAGCACTCCGAGAAGCTGCCAAATCCACGGCGAATATCAGCATTCTCGTTATGACGTTGCTGTTCTGTTCGTCATTCTTCTCACTCATGTTCCTCCAACTCGGCGGGTCGGATGCCACGGCGAGTTTTCTGGCCGACATCGGAGGCGGCAAGACCGGCTTTGTCGTTGTGGCTATGGTCGCCGTGTTCTTGCTCGGCATCAACCTCGAGTTCCTCGAAATCACCTTCATCGTCGTCCCCATCTTTCTGCCGGCCATGGACACACTTGGATTCACCAATCAGGAGAAGATCTGGTTTACCGTGCTGATGGCCGTGAACCTGAACATGGCATTCATATCGCCGCCAGTGGGGTTCTCGCTGTTTTATCTACAAAGCGTGGCGCCGCCGGAGGTCAAGACGGCCGACATTCACAGAGGAGCGATTCCTTTCATGGTCTTGCAGGGTGTGACGCTCGTCATCCTGGCGGTTTTCCCCGCGATTGTTCAGACATCTTTCGACCTTTTCGTTCCGAGCGGATGACATCGATGACTACCTGGAGGAGAGTTACACGTTCACTGCCATCTGCGAGCCGTGGTTACCTCCGCGACTCGCCATTCAGAATCCCAGCAATCGAGGACATAAAGCGGAACGAAATGCTAAAAAATGATCGACTACTGGAGGAGTAGCGATATGCCGGACAACATGCACCCCGAAGAGGCCCACATCGACCTGGACAAGGAACGTTCCAGTGTCAGTCGACGTCAGTTCATCAGGAACGGCGTTGGCGTGGCCGGATTCGCAGCCGCAGGATCGCTCCTGGCAGCCTGCACGACCAAGGACGACACAGCCGCTACGACGCTAGCCACGGCCACGACCGACATCACCGAAGTCATCCTGTCACAATCCGACTTGCCCGAAGTCGAATGGCAGATGCCAACCAGTTGGCCGGGTTCCCTCATCGGAACGATCGGCGCCGGAGCCCAGATCTTCGCCGACGAAATGCTCAAAATGACGGGCGGCAAGTTCAAGGTCACACCCCGGGTTGCCGGCGAACTCGTCGGTGGGCTCGAAGTGTTGCCAACCGTGCAGAACGGTGGCGCCGAAGCCGGACACACGGCCTCGTACTACTACGTCGGCCTGAGCCCGGCCATGCAGTTCGGGACCGCCGTACCGTTCGGCCTCACGTCCCGCCAGCAGGATGCGTGGCTCTACGAAGGCGGCGGACTCGAC
This genomic interval carries:
- a CDS encoding TRAP transporter small permease subunit; the protein is MDDQGSKTDITSAAEELLEVFTRHEVAKPLDVPGGIAGLLYHLRIGIEAVTTATGKAAWILVWAVFVLGFVSVVTRYIARFIQRDIIIGEVFDLQWMLFGALVLLGLNYGVREGVNPRIDFWWADFTNKTKAKLDLVVHVFLFLPFLVVAMRTLWGWSLAGMGRSFNGSWSTWQVWKIWEQSTDAGGLPRGPIKLMILLGFFLMTTQIVAEIIKQILVLMGREDLAGIAAQKAPVRIE
- a CDS encoding TRAP transporter large permease subunit, producing MFVIFLALILVGYNVAFSFASTALLFSFLGAITGTFDPGTLDVLPARWFGAVSDSTLLAVPFFVLMGAILERSGLAERLLTAIGMLLGPIKGGVAAAVVLVGTLLAAATGVVAATVIVMGLLSLPTMIRLGYDHKLATGVITASGTLAQLLPPSLVLILLASQMGVGILGLFAGALLPGLILSALYAAYAIGVSYLRPGTGPAMPAEERTLTGKVLALEVLFSVVPIILLIIGVLFSIFQGIATPSESGAVGVFGALTLAGLAYLFDKVLIRAGADHIVPHWRLTPKALREAAKSTANISILVMTLLFCSSFFSLMFLQLGGSDATASFLADIGGGKTGFVVVAMVAVFLLGINLEFLEITFIVVPIFLPAMDTLGFTNQEKIWFTVLMAVNLNMAFISPPVGFSLFYLQSVAPPEVKTADIHRGAIPFMVLQGVTLVILAVFPAIVQTSFDLFVPSG